Proteins from one Juglans microcarpa x Juglans regia isolate MS1-56 chromosome 6S, Jm3101_v1.0, whole genome shotgun sequence genomic window:
- the LOC121236716 gene encoding GBF-interacting protein 1, with protein sequence MNGVAAVGGGGGGGRVSTSIPSHVRRTIHDIREITGKQHSDDEIYAVLKECSMDPDETAQKLLYLDTFHEVKRRRDRRKENLSNRKSEGSRFMQGRLARVVKIIVVEGMWLLERKMVTVTTQREDVLCPLLSRLHRKQEKMQLLSYFFIIYRSSTVIPNGPRSLSDGNSHNGISSHSSVGGLTNVPKDSSAVDVNKLGGAQPKYAAVAAISPTGPAEVVKQAKSTSDSDQLSPSAAPVTVSSACSSVLDPVLTPALSQHPSAVYATEHVGSQRLAAEPNHLQGKKDVPQDVSDLELPKNEKTASRDVSSIHEKESSEKSRAVQTNIVSQSFLPSSVSDNSLAISSSSDSASRSTQESDVPEGVISSKVATTIVEVISPSPNELNVNFRPRVTFPNHFWVSEALKNGLTFGNFDSNAGLNIESVGGIGGGNNSSSAVESSQGIYEIAKEPSSNQIVSSNAHDNFPDHKESLPQPVLEKVNPSESNVASAGSKDDELKQEISSPPEGANPTVQNAPNYNLGLVSTMLGSQLVHFGGSESQAQETSRYSNLSANSLALSSRTPTPPLQSSVIPQSVPVLRQPYPPNFIPYGHYYHPFYMPHLHQYLSHIGFPQQPSTANVYLSPAPAAHAGVKSSLPQLKPEANAGNPNHIGLSFGGSFIPPPVGYGPGSAVTSGSSAGIEDLATSQLKENHIYTTGPLSEVSAVWIPSQDISSLPVNSSYNFSPHGQHMSFSPAQASHGAFTGIYAGQTLTASSTLLQQSQALAGAVETGGPPSGVFQQPQHAQMNWISNF encoded by the exons ATGAACGGCGTGGCTGCTGTcgggggaggaggaggaggtggtagGGTTTCGACGTCGATCCCTTCCCACGTGCGGAGGACGATCCATGACATCAGGGAGATCACGGGCAAGCAGCACAGCGACGATGAAATCTACGCCGTGCTCAAGGAGTGCTCCATGGATCCCGATGAGACCGCCCAGAAGCTCCTTTATTTAG ATACATTCCATGAGGTGAAAAGGAGACGTGATCGTAGGAAAGAG AATTTGAGCAACAGAAAATCTGAAGGTTCTAGGTTCATGCAGGGGAGATTGGCTAGGGTGGTCAAG ATTATAGTGGTGGAAGGAATGTGGCTGCTAGAGAGGAAAATGGTGACAGTCACAACACAGAGAGAGGACGTTCTATGCCCTCTGCTTTCTCGGTTGCACAGAAAACAGGAAAAAATGCAGCTCCTCTccta tttttttatcatttacagATCTTCAACTGTCATACCAAATGGACCCAGAAGTCTGTCAGATGGCAATTCACATAATGGAATTTCCTCCCACTCATCTGTGGGTGGTCTTACCAACGTCCCTAAAGATAGTTCAGCAGTTGATGTGAACAAATTGGGGGGTGCACAACCAAAATATGCTGCTGTTGCAGCCATTTCTCCCACTGGCCCTGCAGAAGTAGTTAAGCAAGCAAAGTCTACATCAGATTCTGACCAACTGTCACCTTCTGCTGCTCCAGTAACCGTGTCCAGTGCCTGTTCCTCTGTTTTAGATCCAGTTCTGACGCCAGCTCTCTCCCAGCATCCGAGTGCCGTATATGCAACTGAACACGTAGGGAGCCAAAGGCTAGCTGCTGAACCAAATCATCTTCAAGGAAAAAAAGATGTTCCCCAAGATGTTAGTGACTTAGAGTTGCCTAAGAATGAAAAAACAGCCTCCCGGGATGTGAGCTCCATCCACGAAAAAGAGTCATCGGAGAAGTCCAGGGCAGTTCAAACAAATATTGTTTCTCAGTCATTTCTACCTTCTTCAGTATCAGACAATTCTTTGGCCATTAGCTCTTCTTCAGATTCTGCTAGCCGCTCAACACAAGAGTCTGATGTTCCCGAAGGAG TGATCTCATCCAAAGTTGCAACTACTATAGTTGAAGTCATCTCTCCATCACCCAATGAGTTGAATGTTAATTTCAGGCCACGTGTTACTTTTCCAAATCATTTTTGGGTCTCTGAAGCACTGAAGAATGGATTAACTTTTGGGAACTTTGATTCTAATGCTGGATTAAATATAGAATCTGTTGGTGGAATTGGTGGTGGCAATAACTCATCTTCTGCTGTTGAGTCTTCTCAGGGGATTTATGAAATTGCCAAGGAACCTTCTAG CAATCAAATTGTATCCTCAAATGCACATGATAATTTTCCTGATCACAAAGAATCTCTCCCTCAGCCTGTTCTTGAAAAGGTAAATCCTTCAGAATCCAATGTGGCTAGTGCGGGCTCAAAAGATGACGAGTTGAAGCAGGAAATATCGTCGCCTCCAGAAGGTGCAAACCCAACTGTTCAAAATGCACCAAACTACAATCTTGGTTTAGTGTCGACCATGCTAGGGAGCCAACTTGTGCACTTTGGAGGATCTGAATCTCAGGCTCAGGAAACATCTCGTTATTCAAACTTG AGTGCAAATTCTCTGGCTTTGTCTAGTCGTACTCCAACTCCACCTCTTCAGAGCTCTGTGATTCCACAGTCGGTTCCTGTTTTAAGGCAGCCTTATCCTCCTAACTTCATTCCGTATGGCCATTACTACCATCCATTTTATATGCCACATTTACACCAATATTTAAGCCACATTGGGTTTCCCCAGCAGCCTTCTACTGCCAATGTGTATCTAAGTCCAGCACCTGCTGCTCACGCTGGAGTTAAATCGTCTCTGCCTCAATTGAAGCCTGAAGCTAATGCAGGTAACCCAAATCATATTGGACTTTCATTTGGTGGTTCATTCATACCTCCCCCTGTTGGTTACGGTCCTGGTTCAGCAGTGACCTCTGGAAGCTCAGCTGGTATTGAGGATCTTGCAACATctcaattgaaggaaaatcaTATCTACACGACTGGGCCACTG AGCGAAGTTTCAGCTGTCTGGATTCCGAGCCAAGATATATCCAGCTTACCAGTCAATTCATCATATAACTTCTCCCCTCATGGACAGCATATGTCTTTCTCACCCGCTCAGGCCAGCCATGGTGCCTTTACTGGAATCTATGCGGGGCAGACATTAACTGCTTCTTCAACACTTCTGCAACAGTCACAAGCCTTGGCCGGAGCTGTTGAGACAGGAGGTCCTCCATCTGGTGTTTTTCAGCAGCCTCAACATGCACAGATGAATTGGATTAGTAATTTTTGA
- the LOC121237194 gene encoding nucleotide-sugar uncharacterized transporter 2 isoform X2 yields the protein MVAVGIILANKLVMGKVGFNFPIFLTLIHYATAWLLLAIFKAFSLLPVSPPSKTTPFSSLFSLGAVMAFASGLANTSLKHNSVGFYQMAKIAVTPTIVLAEFILFRKTISLNKVLALAIVSAGVAVATVTDLEFNLFGSLIAIAWIIPSAINKILWSNLQQQGNWTALALMWKTTPITVFFLLALMPWLDPPGVLSFKWDPSSTATILISAALGFLLQWSGALALGATSATSHVILGQFKTCVILLGAYLIFDSDPGFVSICGAFAALCGMSVYTSYNLQESRESSSKQLPKINLPPPSRPKANNTEETSELDDKDTTNVV from the exons ATGGTTGCTGTAGGCATCATTCTGGCAAACAAATTA GTGATGGGGAAAGTAGGATTTAACTTCCCAATTTTTCTTACATTAATCCATTACGCTACAGCATGGCTTCTACTTGCCATTTTTAAGGCATTCTCACTGCTCCCAGTCTCCCCACCATCTAAAACTActcccttttcttctctcttctcgtTGGGTGCTGTCATGGCTTTTGCCTCTGGCCTTGCCAATACCAGCCTAAAACATAACAG TGTCGGTTTCTACCAAATGGCTAAAATTGCTGTTACTCCTACCATTGTTCTTGCAGAGTTCATCCTTTTCAGGAAAACCATCTCTTTAAATAAG GTTTTGGCCCTGGCTATTGTCTCTGCAGGTGTGGCAGTAGCAACTGTGACAGATTTGGAGTTCAACTTATTTGGTTCTTTAATTGCAATTGCATGGATTATCCCAAGCGCCATAAACAAAATCCTGTGGTCTAATTTACAGCAGCAAGGCAATTGGACTGCTCTTGC GTTGATGTGGAAGACTACCCCGATTACAGTTTTCTTCTTACTAGCTCTGATGCCGTGGCTGGATCCACCAGGTGTACTATCATTCAAGTGGGATCCCAGCAGCACTGCCACCATTCTTATATCTGCTGCCCTTGGTTTTCTCCTACAATGGTCTGGAGCTTTAGCACTTGG CGCAACATCAGCAACTTCTCATGTCATTCTAGGGCAATTTAAGACTTGCGTGATACTACTTGGAGCGTATCTTATTTTTGATTCGGATCCAGGGTTTGTAAGCATATGTGGAGCTTTTGCGGCTCTCTGTGGAATGTCAGTTTATACTTCATACAACTTGCAAGAATCTCGTGAAAGTTCGAGTAAGCAGCTTCCAAAGATTAACTTACCACCTCCTTCAAGACCAAAAGCAAACAATACTGAGGAGACCTCAGAGTTGGATGACAAAGATACCACAAACGTTGTCTGA
- the LOC121237194 gene encoding nucleotide-sugar uncharacterized transporter 2 isoform X1: protein MGFFDSLFGRAARKFIKRKDSDAGEAGRALEDLRSSLYNELRTSESAKRQQQRFCGPVVALTFNFMVAVGIILANKLVMGKVGFNFPIFLTLIHYATAWLLLAIFKAFSLLPVSPPSKTTPFSSLFSLGAVMAFASGLANTSLKHNSVGFYQMAKIAVTPTIVLAEFILFRKTISLNKVLALAIVSAGVAVATVTDLEFNLFGSLIAIAWIIPSAINKILWSNLQQQGNWTALALMWKTTPITVFFLLALMPWLDPPGVLSFKWDPSSTATILISAALGFLLQWSGALALGATSATSHVILGQFKTCVILLGAYLIFDSDPGFVSICGAFAALCGMSVYTSYNLQESRESSSKQLPKINLPPPSRPKANNTEETSELDDKDTTNVV from the exons ATGGGGTTCTTCGATTCTTTGTTTGGGAGAGCTGCCAGAAAGTTCATCAAACGGAAAGACAGTGATGCAGGAGAAGCAG GTCGAGCACTGGAAGATCTCAGAAGTTCTCTCTACAATGAGCTACGAACCTCCGAAAGTGCGAAGCGCCAACAGCAACGGTTTTGTGGGCCAGTGGTGGCATTGACCTTTAATTTCATGGTTGCTGTAGGCATCATTCTGGCAAACAAATTA GTGATGGGGAAAGTAGGATTTAACTTCCCAATTTTTCTTACATTAATCCATTACGCTACAGCATGGCTTCTACTTGCCATTTTTAAGGCATTCTCACTGCTCCCAGTCTCCCCACCATCTAAAACTActcccttttcttctctcttctcgtTGGGTGCTGTCATGGCTTTTGCCTCTGGCCTTGCCAATACCAGCCTAAAACATAACAG TGTCGGTTTCTACCAAATGGCTAAAATTGCTGTTACTCCTACCATTGTTCTTGCAGAGTTCATCCTTTTCAGGAAAACCATCTCTTTAAATAAG GTTTTGGCCCTGGCTATTGTCTCTGCAGGTGTGGCAGTAGCAACTGTGACAGATTTGGAGTTCAACTTATTTGGTTCTTTAATTGCAATTGCATGGATTATCCCAAGCGCCATAAACAAAATCCTGTGGTCTAATTTACAGCAGCAAGGCAATTGGACTGCTCTTGC GTTGATGTGGAAGACTACCCCGATTACAGTTTTCTTCTTACTAGCTCTGATGCCGTGGCTGGATCCACCAGGTGTACTATCATTCAAGTGGGATCCCAGCAGCACTGCCACCATTCTTATATCTGCTGCCCTTGGTTTTCTCCTACAATGGTCTGGAGCTTTAGCACTTGG CGCAACATCAGCAACTTCTCATGTCATTCTAGGGCAATTTAAGACTTGCGTGATACTACTTGGAGCGTATCTTATTTTTGATTCGGATCCAGGGTTTGTAAGCATATGTGGAGCTTTTGCGGCTCTCTGTGGAATGTCAGTTTATACTTCATACAACTTGCAAGAATCTCGTGAAAGTTCGAGTAAGCAGCTTCCAAAGATTAACTTACCACCTCCTTCAAGACCAAAAGCAAACAATACTGAGGAGACCTCAGAGTTGGATGACAAAGATACCACAAACGTTGTCTGA
- the LOC121237286 gene encoding protein CWC15 homolog produces the protein MTTAARPTWAPAKGGNEQGGTRIFGPSQKYSSRDLAAHTTLKPRKEGQDTQDELQKRNLRDELEDRERRHFSSKDKSYIDERDRRRGSHLLLEGNKRDTEDRIAPRSVDADDSDVEVKSDNESDESDDDEAALILELEQIRKERAEEKLRKERQEREEELKVKEAELLRGNPLLNNPTSFNVKRRWDDDVVFKNQARGETKAPKRFINDTIRNDFHRKFLHKYMK, from the exons ATGACGACTGCAGCCCGACCCACTTGGGCGCCTGCAAAAGGCGGTAATGAGCAAGGCGGTACTCGAATATTTGGTCCATCCCAGAAGTACTCATCAAGGGACCTTGCAGCCCATACAACATTAAAACCCAG AAAGGAAGGGCAAGACACCCAGGATGAATTGCAGAAGAGAAACCTCCGTGACGAGCTTGAAGACCGTGAGCGTAGGCATTTCTCATCAAAGGATAAGTCCTAcattg ATGAGAGGGATCGCAGGAGAGGAAGCCATCTCCTATTGGAAG GGAATAAGAGGGACACTGAAGATCGTATTGCTCCACGTAGCGTAGATGCAGATGATTCTGATGTGGAAGTAAAAAGTGACAATGAGAG TGATGAAAGTGACGATGATGAAGCGGCTTTGATACTTGAGCTTGAGCAAATAAGGAAGGAAAGAGCAGAGGAGAAACTACGGAAG GAGCGACAAGAGCGGGAGGAAGAGCTTAAAGTCAAGGAAGCAGAGCTTCTCCGAGGAAACCCACTGCTCAATAACCCAACATCTTTTAACGTGAAAAGAAG ATGGGATGACGATGTGGTGTTTAAGAATCAGGCTCGTGGTGAAACCAAAGCTCCTAAGCGCTTCATTAATGACACCATCAGGAATGACTTCCACAGGAAATTCCTGCATAAGTACATGAAATAG